One genomic region from Halomicrobium zhouii encodes:
- a CDS encoding nitrous oxide reductase accessory protein NosL gives MTQSDSCDVCGMVIPNHPGPTTEIFYADQRPSGHDNPARFDSTWEAFQYDFERQDRGWTRQVMYVTDYSAVDYELTDDGGDVLISTHPEADAFVDAESVTFVVGSEVKGAMGADLVAFSEESDATSFSDEHGGSLATLDEVTPETIESLRQA, from the coding sequence ATGACACAGTCCGACAGCTGTGACGTCTGCGGGATGGTCATCCCCAACCACCCGGGACCGACGACGGAGATATTCTACGCGGACCAGCGCCCCTCGGGGCACGACAACCCCGCCCGGTTCGACAGCACCTGGGAGGCGTTCCAGTACGACTTCGAGCGACAGGACCGGGGCTGGACCCGGCAGGTGATGTACGTCACGGACTACTCCGCGGTAGACTACGAACTGACGGACGACGGTGGCGACGTCCTGATATCGACCCACCCGGAAGCCGACGCGTTCGTCGACGCCGAATCGGTCACCTTCGTGGTGGGCTCCGAGGTGAAGGGCGCGATGGGGGCGGACCTCGTCGCGTTCTCGGAAGAGTCGGACGCGACGTCGTTCAGCGACGAACACGGCGGGTCGCTGGCGACGCTCGACGAGGTGACGCCCGAGACGATCGAGAGCCTCCGCCAGGCCTGA
- a CDS encoding thiolase domain-containing protein — MSDPRVAGAGVTDFGEHPERTGRDLFAEAGLAALDDAGVPADDVEALYFGNFMGELAEHQGHQGPLMAEAVGVNAPATRFEAACASAGAGVRQAVKNLRSGEDDVILVGGAERMTNIGTAAATDALAIAADDLYEVRAGMTFPGAYGLMARSYFAEYGGNREDLAHVAVKNHEHALVNEHAQLRKEITVEDALEAPMVADPLGLYDACPITDGAAAAVLVSEEYAEDHGLDAPVSITGTGQGGDNLALQDRPHFDQTPAADEATDEAYADAGVGPDDVDVAEVHDCFTIAEVLAVESLGLFERGEGITAAREGVTTRHGAMPVNLSGGLKAKGHPVGATGVAQIATLTWLLDGSHQRAGDVPEADVAVAHNAGGTAASATVHVLEVKS, encoded by the coding sequence ATGTCAGATCCACGCGTCGCCGGTGCCGGAGTGACGGACTTCGGGGAGCATCCGGAGCGGACCGGCCGCGACCTGTTCGCCGAGGCCGGCCTGGCCGCGCTCGACGACGCCGGCGTCCCCGCCGACGACGTCGAGGCGCTGTACTTCGGCAACTTCATGGGTGAACTGGCCGAGCACCAGGGCCACCAGGGGCCGCTGATGGCCGAGGCCGTCGGCGTCAACGCGCCCGCCACTCGCTTCGAGGCGGCCTGCGCCTCCGCCGGCGCGGGCGTCCGCCAGGCGGTGAAGAACCTCCGGAGCGGCGAGGACGACGTGATTCTCGTCGGCGGCGCCGAGCGGATGACCAACATCGGGACCGCCGCCGCGACGGACGCGCTCGCCATCGCCGCCGACGACCTCTACGAGGTCCGTGCGGGGATGACGTTCCCCGGCGCGTACGGCCTGATGGCCCGCTCGTACTTCGCCGAGTACGGCGGGAACAGGGAGGACCTCGCCCACGTCGCGGTCAAGAACCACGAACACGCGCTCGTCAACGAGCACGCCCAGTTGCGCAAGGAGATCACCGTCGAGGACGCGCTGGAGGCGCCGATGGTCGCCGACCCGCTGGGCCTCTACGACGCCTGTCCGATCACAGACGGCGCGGCCGCTGCCGTCCTCGTGAGCGAGGAGTACGCCGAAGATCACGGCCTCGACGCGCCGGTCAGTATCACTGGTACCGGCCAGGGCGGGGACAACCTCGCGCTCCAGGACAGGCCCCACTTCGACCAGACGCCCGCCGCGGACGAGGCGACCGACGAGGCCTACGCCGACGCCGGCGTCGGCCCGGACGACGTCGACGTCGCCGAGGTCCACGACTGCTTCACCATCGCCGAGGTGCTCGCCGTCGAATCGCTGGGCCTGTTCGAACGCGGCGAGGGAATCACCGCCGCGCGCGAGGGGGTCACGACGCGCCACGGGGCGATGCCCGTCAACCTCTCGGGCGGCCTGAAGGCCAAGGGGCACCCGGTCGGCGCGACGGGCGTCGCCCAGATAGCCACGCTCACCTGGCTCCTCGACGGGTCGCATCAACGTGCCGGCGACGTCCCCGAGGCCGACGTCGCCGTCGCGCACAACGCCGGGGGGACGGCAGCGAGCGCGACCGTTCACGTTCTGGAGGTAAAATCATGA
- a CDS encoding Zn-ribbon domain-containing OB-fold protein: MSARDGGYDDWLDAVAESEGYYLVCANGHGWLPPRRVCPDCGSRDLVEEPLPDAGEIATHTTVYVATPAFEEDAPYVTAVAHFGPVSITGMVRDVDPEAVEMGDVVGIDVGERETTGDRAVVFRPR, encoded by the coding sequence ATGAGCGCGCGAGACGGCGGCTACGACGACTGGCTCGACGCCGTCGCCGAGTCTGAGGGATACTACCTCGTCTGCGCGAACGGCCACGGCTGGCTTCCCCCGCGGCGGGTCTGTCCCGACTGCGGGTCGCGCGACCTGGTCGAGGAACCGCTGCCAGACGCGGGCGAGATAGCGACCCACACCACCGTCTACGTCGCGACGCCCGCCTTCGAGGAGGACGCCCCGTACGTCACCGCCGTCGCCCACTTCGGTCCTGTCTCCATCACTGGGATGGTCCGGGACGTCGACCCCGAAGCGGTCGAGATGGGCGACGTCGTCGGTATCGACGTCGGCGAACGGGAGACCACCGGCGACCGGGCCGTCGTCTTCCGGCCGCGATAA
- a CDS encoding ABC transporter ATP-binding protein, whose translation MTDAEEPVLTVDGVRHAFGDLTVLEDVSFSADRGSVVSLVGPNGSGKSTLLRIVAGLIEQTAGEVTVAASANRPVGYLPQTPAFRPQFSLAETLSFYGDLAEVDVDVDDRLRRVGLQNVPDRRVDALSGGMTRLLGIAQATIGDPPLLVLDEPSSGLDPVMVEHVSAVVDDLAGEGTTVLLATHNIDAVEQMADTVLVLDGGTIVAAEAPAALRERTGADTLTGALADVIERDETASVSVGKRGEGE comes from the coding sequence GTGACGGACGCCGAGGAGCCTGTACTGACGGTCGACGGCGTCCGCCACGCGTTTGGCGACCTGACCGTCCTGGAAGACGTCTCCTTCAGCGCAGACCGTGGGTCCGTCGTGAGTCTCGTCGGCCCGAACGGCTCGGGGAAGTCGACGCTGCTCCGCATCGTCGCCGGCCTGATCGAACAGACGGCGGGCGAGGTGACGGTCGCGGCGTCGGCGAACCGCCCGGTCGGCTACCTCCCGCAGACGCCCGCCTTCCGGCCCCAGTTCTCGCTCGCGGAGACGCTCTCGTTCTACGGTGACCTGGCCGAAGTCGACGTCGACGTGGACGATCGACTGCGGCGCGTCGGTCTCCAGAACGTCCCCGACAGGCGCGTCGACGCGCTCTCGGGCGGCATGACGCGACTGCTCGGCATCGCGCAGGCGACGATCGGCGACCCGCCGCTGCTCGTCCTCGACGAGCCATCGAGCGGCCTCGACCCGGTGATGGTCGAACACGTCTCCGCTGTCGTGGACGACCTCGCGGGCGAGGGGACGACCGTGCTGCTGGCCACGCACAACATCGACGCCGTCGAACAGATGGCCGACACGGTGCTGGTGCTCGACGGCGGCACCATCGTCGCTGCCGAGGCTCCGGCGGCGCTCCGGGAACGGACTGGCGCCGACACGCTCACCGGCGCGCTGGCAGACGTCATCGAACGCGACGAGACCGCTTCCGTCAGCGTTGGTAAGCGAGGTGAGGGAGAGTGA
- a CDS encoding halocyanin domain-containing protein, producing the protein MTRERARLSIDRRTVLRATGAVGLGGLVGMAGCAEGGDGGDGGDGDGGGGSGGTETIAGSDYPAVDEWLTETDVGGADDTYDGSIVDWREESEPTVDVGAEGNDGYYAFGPSAIAVSAGTEVRWEWTGEGETHNVEAEPEEQIGESDYEFSSGDPVAEAGTEYTYTFDEAGVALYHCEPHLALGMKGAVVVE; encoded by the coding sequence ATGACACGAGAGCGGGCGCGACTGTCCATCGACCGACGAACAGTACTGAGAGCGACTGGAGCGGTCGGCCTGGGGGGCCTGGTCGGAATGGCGGGCTGCGCCGAGGGCGGCGACGGCGGCGACGGCGGCGACGGGGACGGAGGTGGCGGTTCGGGCGGGACCGAGACTATCGCCGGGAGCGACTATCCGGCGGTCGACGAGTGGCTCACCGAGACCGACGTCGGCGGCGCCGACGACACGTACGACGGGTCCATCGTCGACTGGCGCGAGGAGAGCGAACCCACCGTCGACGTGGGGGCAGAAGGGAACGACGGCTACTACGCCTTCGGTCCGTCGGCGATAGCCGTGTCCGCCGGGACGGAAGTCCGATGGGAGTGGACCGGCGAAGGGGAGACACACAACGTCGAGGCGGAACCCGAGGAACAGATCGGCGAGTCGGACTACGAGTTCAGTTCCGGCGACCCGGTGGCCGAGGCCGGCACCGAGTACACGTACACGTTCGACGAAGCGGGCGTCGCGCTGTATCACTGCGAACCGCACCTCGCGCTCGGGATGAAAGGCGCCGTCGTCGTCGAGTGA
- a CDS encoding alpha/beta fold hydrolase: MKLRNLLGVAAGTVGLTALANRLLRRQSDPFEPFLAGDERSYRWRGFDVSYVEAGDPEDPDLVLLHGVNAAASNHEFHAVFSRLAEDYHVVAPDLPGFGHSDRPPLLYSASLLTNFVRDFLADESEDPTVVASSLTGSYAALAARDVPVERLVLVAPTDSTMGSRRGWRRTLLRTPLLGQGIYNAIVSKYSLKHFHRDHGYYDLDNLTPAVLDYEWTTGHQPGARFAPASFVTGFLDPEEDLGVVLGELDVPITLVWGRDADISPLENGRELADEADARLVVFDESLLLPHVEHPDQFVDVVREAYDIPSATESR, from the coding sequence ATGAAGCTCCGGAACCTCCTCGGCGTCGCCGCCGGAACGGTCGGGTTGACCGCGCTGGCCAACCGCCTGTTGCGGCGCCAGAGCGACCCCTTCGAACCGTTCCTCGCCGGTGACGAGCGCTCGTATCGGTGGCGAGGGTTCGACGTCAGTTACGTCGAGGCGGGCGACCCCGAGGACCCGGACCTGGTTCTCCTCCACGGCGTCAACGCCGCGGCGTCGAACCACGAGTTCCACGCGGTGTTTAGCCGACTCGCCGAGGACTACCACGTCGTCGCGCCGGACCTGCCCGGCTTCGGCCACTCGGACCGGCCGCCGCTGCTGTACTCGGCGTCGCTGCTCACGAACTTCGTGCGGGACTTCCTCGCCGACGAGAGCGAGGACCCGACCGTCGTCGCGTCGTCGCTGACCGGGTCCTACGCCGCCCTCGCCGCGCGGGACGTCCCGGTCGAACGGCTCGTCCTCGTCGCGCCGACGGATAGCACGATGGGGAGTCGCCGGGGGTGGCGACGCACGCTGTTGCGGACGCCACTGCTCGGCCAGGGCATCTACAACGCCATCGTCAGCAAGTACTCGCTGAAGCACTTCCACCGCGACCACGGCTACTACGACCTGGACAACCTGACGCCAGCGGTGCTCGATTACGAGTGGACCACCGGCCACCAGCCGGGCGCCCGATTCGCCCCCGCGTCGTTCGTCACCGGTTTCCTCGACCCAGAAGAAGACCTCGGCGTCGTGCTGGGCGAGCTCGACGTCCCGATAACGCTGGTCTGGGGACGCGACGCGGACATCTCGCCGCTGGAGAACGGACGAGAACTCGCGGACGAGGCCGACGCGCGCCTCGTCGTCTTCGACGAGTCGCTGTTGCTCCCGCACGTCGAACACCCCGACCAGTTCGTCGACGTCGTCCGCGAGGCGTACGACATCCCCTCCGCGACAGAGTCCCGGTAA
- a CDS encoding DUF420 domain-containing protein: MAAVDRIHSRAKAKPLLVTTVLSLIGYALVVGTFARIFPFPELSNETVIVLSDAIAVVNATALITILAGVRYIRRDAVRKHRTAMLTAFGLILLFLVMYLLKVGGGFEKAILVEGPVRWAYLVMLAIHILLSAISVPVVIHAVVLGLTHTPSELRDTSHARVGRIAVVAWTLSLFLGLVTYVMLNHVYMWEPRGAALVLFAAARSPLEW, from the coding sequence ATGGCCGCCGTAGACCGGATACACTCGCGCGCGAAGGCGAAACCCCTTCTCGTCACGACAGTCCTCTCGCTGATCGGCTACGCGCTCGTCGTCGGGACGTTCGCCCGGATCTTCCCCTTCCCGGAGCTGTCCAACGAGACGGTGATCGTCCTGAGCGACGCCATCGCGGTGGTCAACGCCACGGCGCTGATTACCATCCTCGCCGGCGTCCGCTACATCCGCCGGGACGCGGTCCGCAAGCACCGCACCGCGATGCTGACGGCGTTCGGGCTCATCCTCCTCTTCCTCGTCATGTACCTGCTCAAGGTCGGCGGCGGGTTCGAGAAGGCCATCCTCGTCGAGGGACCGGTTCGGTGGGCCTACCTCGTCATGCTGGCTATTCACATCCTGCTGTCGGCCATCTCTGTCCCCGTCGTCATCCACGCCGTCGTGCTGGGGCTCACGCACACCCCGTCGGAACTCAGGGACACCTCGCACGCCCGTGTCGGCCGTATCGCCGTCGTCGCCTGGACGCTCAGCCTCTTCCTTGGCCTCGTGACCTACGTCATGCTCAACCACGTGTACATGTGGGAGCCCCGGGGCGCTGCCCTGGTTCTGTTCGCCGCCGCGCGCTCTCCCCTCGAGTGGTGA
- the meaB gene encoding methylmalonyl Co-A mutase-associated GTPase MeaB: protein MSELVADLLAGEHRALARVISMIEDRSPGYRDIVSELHRHTGTADVIGVTGSPGAGKSTLVDKVAATYRDRGETVGVIAIDPSSPFTGGAVLGDRIRMASNAGDMDVFFRSMSTRGSLGGLSTATTDAVTALDAFGKDKIIVETVGAGQNEIDVVRTADTVAVLVPPDSGDDVQMLKAGILEIADLFVVNKADLDGADRTVGQLKEMIHHRTDASGPDGHGTDDDGWTPPIVETVANAGEGVDDFVGAVQDHLDYLDESGRREEKVRSRYAAEVRTLLREDANALLAEELEARGGVDRAVDRILAHETDPYTVVADLIEPLESCLGERRQG from the coding sequence ATGAGTGAACTCGTCGCCGACTTGCTGGCGGGCGAGCACCGCGCGCTGGCCCGCGTCATCTCGATGATAGAGGACCGCTCGCCGGGGTACAGGGATATCGTCTCGGAGTTGCACCGCCACACCGGTACCGCCGACGTGATAGGGGTGACTGGTTCGCCGGGCGCGGGCAAGTCCACGCTGGTCGACAAGGTGGCGGCGACCTACCGGGACCGGGGAGAGACCGTCGGCGTCATCGCCATCGACCCGTCCTCGCCCTTTACTGGCGGCGCGGTGCTGGGCGATCGGATCCGCATGGCCTCCAACGCCGGCGACATGGACGTGTTCTTCCGGTCGATGTCGACGCGCGGGTCGCTGGGCGGCCTCTCGACGGCGACCACGGACGCCGTCACCGCCCTGGACGCCTTCGGCAAGGACAAGATAATCGTGGAGACGGTCGGCGCCGGCCAGAACGAGATCGACGTCGTCCGGACGGCCGACACCGTCGCCGTCCTCGTCCCGCCGGACTCGGGCGACGACGTCCAGATGCTCAAGGCCGGCATCCTCGAGATCGCCGACCTCTTCGTCGTGAACAAGGCCGACCTCGACGGGGCCGACAGGACGGTGGGCCAGCTCAAGGAAATGATACACCACCGGACGGACGCGAGCGGGCCCGACGGCCACGGCACCGACGACGACGGCTGGACGCCGCCAATCGTCGAGACGGTGGCCAACGCCGGCGAGGGCGTCGACGATTTCGTCGGCGCCGTCCAGGACCACCTAGACTACCTCGACGAATCGGGTCGGCGGGAGGAGAAAGTACGGTCGCGGTACGCCGCCGAGGTACGGACCCTGCTCCGCGAAGACGCCAACGCGCTCCTGGCCGAGGAACTCGAAGCAAGGGGCGGCGTCGACCGGGCCGTCGACCGCATCCTCGCACACGAGACGGACCCCTACACCGTCGTGGCGGACCTGATCGAGCCGCTCGAATCGTGCCTGGGAGAGCGACGGCAGGGGTAA
- a CDS encoding TDT family transporter, whose protein sequence is MKGPGLFSMLQIVAGMSMAGPMYVLGFQMVMNGNAPGGLAFFALGLVAMFAPTYLVRKIGGPRTWIRRRLGRTGSGSDGEERFDPLKDR, encoded by the coding sequence ATGAAAGGGCCGGGGCTGTTCTCGATGCTACAGATCGTCGCCGGGATGTCGATGGCCGGGCCGATGTACGTCCTCGGTTTCCAGATGGTGATGAACGGCAATGCCCCCGGCGGACTCGCCTTCTTCGCGCTCGGACTGGTCGCGATGTTCGCCCCGACCTATCTCGTCAGGAAGATCGGCGGGCCGCGGACGTGGATCAGGCGCCGGCTCGGACGGACTGGTTCGGGTTCGGACGGCGAGGAGCGATTCGACCCGCTGAAGGACCGGTGA
- a CDS encoding NosD domain-containing protein — protein sequence MDVRYVLGAVVLAFGLCALAFTVQPAGGAAVSPVSFDETLSMGMTGVDVRDAEAAGYEIPRGQAFYAQYQYVIGYYGVEAMVEQLESGHAVRQFGEPVALFVTEFSGAQPSLTEEGYLDLDNDPGVDWIRAERAVYAVDSDAQTTAGPTAVPFERRADAERFTDEYGGRVVDWAAVRERYGERPAVARDRQADLVENRTAWADRRVAASASLLDRPRSVVVGRDAPTVQAAVERAPPNTTVYVPPGTYEENVTITKPLTLRGAGERTVVDGGGNGTVIRANASGVALADLAVRGVGPRDLGTGEGNASGWDAKIQLVYGRGDAAILLSRANRSLVSDVTVDTDANGVIARYSDGTVVDGLVVNGTDQWQDGSMGVLTMYSRAVIQESTFEGGRDGVYTHRSDDLVVRANEMRGMRYGVHEMYTSGALVSDNAVRDTDAGVMVMTRPRENVVIGNDVRDSDVGVSLAGDASYVTGNVLVGGGTGMTIAGTRSMYANNTVVDNDVGLRSDTILPSNRVVENDVAGNDAPATASSGPVAVWTSGGRGNYWAGAPGLDRDGDGVLDRPYRPADEVDRSLAESPAGPTVARSPALGILRRAQAVAPGLRRSDVIDTGPLVEPSRPDVLEEVNAT from the coding sequence ATGGACGTCCGATACGTACTCGGGGCCGTCGTCCTCGCGTTCGGCCTCTGTGCCCTCGCCTTCACCGTCCAGCCCGCCGGGGGCGCGGCCGTCAGCCCGGTGTCGTTCGACGAGACGCTCTCGATGGGGATGACCGGCGTCGACGTGCGGGACGCGGAGGCGGCGGGATACGAGATTCCCCGCGGCCAGGCGTTCTACGCCCAGTACCAGTACGTCATCGGCTACTACGGCGTCGAGGCGATGGTCGAGCAACTGGAGAGCGGCCACGCAGTCCGGCAGTTCGGGGAGCCAGTCGCTCTGTTCGTCACCGAGTTCAGCGGCGCACAGCCGTCCCTGACCGAAGAGGGGTACCTGGACCTGGACAACGACCCCGGCGTCGACTGGATACGCGCCGAGCGCGCGGTATACGCGGTGGACAGCGACGCGCAGACGACGGCCGGACCCACAGCGGTCCCGTTCGAGCGACGCGCAGACGCGGAGCGATTCACGGACGAGTACGGCGGGCGCGTGGTCGACTGGGCCGCCGTCCGCGAGCGATACGGCGAGCGACCGGCGGTCGCGCGGGACCGCCAGGCGGACCTGGTCGAGAACCGGACCGCGTGGGCGGACCGCCGCGTCGCCGCGAGCGCGTCGCTCCTCGACCGACCCCGGTCGGTGGTCGTCGGTCGCGACGCCCCGACGGTGCAGGCCGCGGTCGAACGGGCGCCACCGAACACCACCGTCTACGTCCCGCCGGGAACCTACGAGGAGAACGTGACGATCACGAAGCCCCTCACGCTCCGCGGCGCGGGCGAGCGGACCGTCGTCGACGGCGGCGGCAACGGGACGGTGATCCGGGCGAACGCCTCCGGCGTGGCGCTCGCCGACCTCGCCGTCCGGGGCGTCGGTCCCCGCGACCTCGGGACCGGCGAGGGCAACGCCAGCGGCTGGGACGCCAAGATCCAGCTCGTCTACGGTCGGGGCGACGCGGCGATCCTCCTGTCCCGGGCGAACCGGTCGCTGGTCAGTGACGTCACGGTCGACACGGACGCGAACGGCGTGATCGCCCGCTACAGCGACGGGACCGTGGTCGACGGCCTCGTGGTGAACGGCACCGACCAGTGGCAGGACGGGTCGATGGGCGTGCTGACGATGTACTCCCGCGCGGTGATCCAGGAGTCGACCTTCGAGGGAGGTCGTGACGGCGTCTACACCCACCGGTCTGACGACCTGGTCGTCCGGGCCAACGAGATGCGGGGGATGCGCTACGGCGTCCACGAGATGTACACCTCCGGCGCGCTCGTCAGCGACAACGCGGTCAGGGACACCGACGCCGGCGTGATGGTGATGACCCGGCCGCGCGAGAACGTCGTCATCGGTAACGACGTCCGCGACAGCGACGTCGGCGTGTCGCTGGCCGGCGACGCGTCCTACGTCACCGGCAACGTCCTCGTCGGCGGCGGGACGGGCATGACCATCGCGGGGACCCGTTCGATGTACGCGAACAACACCGTCGTCGACAACGACGTCGGCCTGCGGTCGGACACCATCCTCCCCTCGAACAGGGTCGTCGAGAACGACGTCGCGGGCAACGACGCGCCGGCGACGGCCAGTAGCGGCCCGGTCGCCGTCTGGACCAGCGGCGGGCGGGGCAACTACTGGGCCGGCGCGCCCGGCCTCGACCGCGACGGCGACGGCGTTCTCGACCGACCGTACAGACCGGCAGACGAGGTCGACCGGTCGCTCGCCGAGTCGCCTGCCGGCCCGACCGTCGCACGCTCGCCAGCGCTGGGTATCCTGCGTCGGGCGCAGGCCGTCGCACCGGGGCTCCGCAGAAGTGACGTGATCGACACGGGCCCGCTCGTCGAGCCCTCGCGGCCCGACGTCCTGGAAGAGGTGAACGCGACGTGA
- a CDS encoding ABC transporter permease: MSDGRLRQVRALAQRELDAVVRTRTYLVLVALFGLTVAAVPALGGAGGYLPLVLNLVTPVEVLVPVLAFAFGYQAIRADAERGELDVIRTYPVRRATYVLGVFLGRATAVLAAVLVPLALAAVFVPLTSQPAPSFLASAATVDDPIYYVRFVAIAGTYALVALGIAVAVSTVARTRREGLALAVSTLLVVVVGLDLAVVGGLTTGVVGPGDLSATLALSPASAFRGLVLAFAATPVAGASAPAPAALPGVVGLLGWLLGTLALATVTVWRA; encoded by the coding sequence GTGAGCGACGGCCGCCTGCGGCAAGTCCGCGCACTCGCCCAGCGGGAACTCGACGCCGTTGTCAGGACGCGGACGTACCTCGTCCTCGTCGCGCTGTTCGGCCTCACCGTCGCGGCCGTGCCGGCCCTCGGCGGCGCGGGCGGCTACCTCCCACTCGTCCTGAACCTGGTGACGCCGGTCGAGGTACTGGTCCCCGTCCTCGCGTTCGCCTTCGGGTACCAGGCGATTCGGGCCGACGCGGAACGCGGCGAACTCGACGTGATACGGACGTATCCCGTCCGCCGGGCCACCTACGTTCTGGGCGTGTTCCTCGGTCGCGCGACGGCGGTACTCGCGGCGGTACTGGTCCCGCTCGCGCTGGCAGCGGTGTTCGTCCCGCTCACCAGCCAGCCCGCACCCTCGTTCCTCGCCTCCGCGGCCACCGTCGACGACCCGATATACTACGTCCGGTTCGTCGCCATCGCAGGCACGTACGCCCTCGTCGCGCTCGGCATCGCGGTCGCCGTGTCCACGGTCGCCCGCACCAGGCGGGAAGGACTCGCACTGGCCGTCAGCACGCTCCTGGTCGTGGTGGTCGGCCTCGACCTGGCCGTCGTCGGCGGACTGACCACCGGCGTGGTCGGTCCGGGCGACCTGAGTGCAACCCTGGCTCTGAGCCCGGCGAGTGCGTTCAGGGGACTCGTCCTGGCGTTCGCGGCGACGCCCGTCGCGGGCGCCTCGGCCCCGGCCCCCGCGGCACTCCCCGGCGTCGTCGGGCTGCTCGGCTGGCTCCTCGGGACGCTCGCGCTCGCGACGGTGACGGTGTGGCGAGCCTGA
- a CDS encoding DUF5800 family protein — protein sequence MTVLSFDEQGVDVIYEGTEFRLEKALIEDATEKSYPDVTDHEVLRLVEPDPTLSGEPQRIAEIVD from the coding sequence ATGACCGTGCTTTCCTTCGACGAGCAGGGCGTCGACGTCATCTACGAGGGGACGGAGTTCCGTCTCGAGAAGGCGCTCATCGAGGACGCCACCGAGAAGTCTTACCCCGACGTCACCGACCACGAGGTGTTGCGCCTCGTCGAACCGGACCCGACGCTCTCCGGGGAGCCCCAGCGGATCGCCGAGATCGTCGACTGA
- a CDS encoding DUF1684 domain-containing protein — protein MSSDWKRELREQRDAKDEFFASHPHSPVPSAERNDFDGLAYYPPEEAYRFELPLHEHDETETVTVGTSTGGESEYLRWGEFRFDVAGERVTLQAYKSDPADDRLWVPFRDETSGEATYGAGRYLDLEADSHRTDEDEWILDFNEAYNPTCAYSDEYECPLPPTENWLDVPVEAGEKVFET, from the coding sequence ATGAGCTCTGACTGGAAGCGCGAACTGCGGGAGCAGCGCGACGCGAAAGACGAGTTCTTCGCGTCACACCCCCACTCGCCCGTCCCATCGGCGGAACGGAACGACTTCGACGGCCTCGCGTACTACCCGCCCGAGGAGGCCTACCGGTTCGAGCTGCCGCTCCACGAACACGACGAAACCGAGACCGTCACCGTCGGCACGAGCACGGGTGGCGAGTCCGAATACCTCCGCTGGGGCGAGTTCCGGTTCGACGTCGCGGGAGAGCGCGTCACGTTACAGGCGTACAAGAGCGACCCGGCCGACGACCGCCTGTGGGTTCCGTTCCGCGACGAGACCAGTGGCGAGGCGACCTACGGTGCCGGTCGCTACCTGGATCTAGAGGCCGATAGCCACCGAACGGACGAGGACGAGTGGATCCTCGACTTCAACGAGGCCTACAATCCGACCTGTGCGTACTCCGACGAGTACGAGTGCCCGCTCCCACCGACGGAGAACTGGCTGGACGTCCCCGTCGAAGCCGGCGAGAAGGTGTTCGAGACCTGA
- a CDS encoding cobalamin B12-binding domain-containing protein, producing the protein MSADQEQAERTIRCLVAKVGLDGHDRGAHVIARAFRDAGFEVVYSGLHRAPEEVVQAAVQEDVDVLGISILSGAHNTLVPKILEGLKEYGAFEDTLVLVGGIVPDDDKEELRSLGVAEIFGPGASMDEMIDYVHEHAPERN; encoded by the coding sequence ATGAGCGCGGACCAGGAGCAGGCCGAGCGAACGATCCGGTGTCTCGTGGCGAAGGTGGGCCTCGACGGTCACGACCGCGGGGCACACGTCATCGCCAGAGCGTTCCGCGACGCCGGGTTCGAGGTCGTCTACTCCGGCCTCCACCGGGCGCCGGAGGAAGTCGTCCAGGCAGCGGTCCAGGAGGACGTCGACGTGCTGGGAATCTCGATCCTCTCGGGCGCACACAACACCCTCGTCCCGAAGATCCTGGAGGGACTGAAGGAGTACGGCGCCTTCGAGGACACCCTCGTCCTCGTCGGCGGCATCGTCCCCGACGACGACAAGGAGGAGTTGCGCTCGCTCGGGGTCGCGGAGATATTCGGCCCCGGCGCGTCGATGGACGAGATGATCGACTACGTCCACGAGCACGCGCCGGAGCGAAACTGA